The Chryseobacterium sp. 52 genome includes a region encoding these proteins:
- a CDS encoding family 16 glycosylhydrolase → MKIRIQNITHVFAGIAVAFALLNCASNKPDSTRKLIWNDEFNYKGLPDAAKWNYDVGGDGYGNNEAQFYTKDRLENARVENGNLVIEARKENWEKNKYTSARLLTKGKFSFQYGTVEVRAKLPKGRGTWPAIWMMSENMKEWPDDGELDIMEHVGFNPGYVHASVHTKKYNHIQGTQKTDTLMVKDVSENFHIYKVDWTPEKIEVYIDGQKFFTYENKEKTYEAWPFDQPYFIILNQAVGGFWGGKEGIDDHIFPQKYYIDYVRVYQNK, encoded by the coding sequence ATGAAAATCAGGATCCAAAATATAACTCATGTATTTGCTGGTATTGCAGTTGCTTTTGCACTGTTGAATTGTGCATCAAACAAACCTGATTCCACCAGAAAATTGATCTGGAATGATGAGTTTAATTACAAAGGACTTCCTGATGCTGCAAAATGGAATTATGATGTCGGTGGTGACGGATACGGAAATAATGAAGCTCAGTTTTATACCAAAGACCGTTTGGAAAATGCAAGAGTTGAAAACGGAAATCTTGTTATTGAAGCCAGAAAAGAAAACTGGGAAAAGAATAAATATACTTCTGCAAGGCTCTTAACCAAAGGGAAATTCTCTTTTCAATATGGAACCGTAGAAGTTAGGGCAAAGCTTCCCAAAGGTCGCGGAACCTGGCCAGCCATCTGGATGATGAGTGAAAATATGAAGGAATGGCCGGATGACGGTGAGCTGGATATTATGGAGCATGTAGGATTTAATCCCGGTTATGTTCATGCTTCAGTACACACCAAAAAATACAACCACATTCAGGGAACACAAAAAACAGATACCTTGATGGTGAAAGACGTAAGTGAAAATTTTCATATATACAAAGTGGACTGGACACCGGAAAAAATTGAGGTCTACATTGACGGACAGAAGTTTTTCACGTATGAAAATAAAGAAAAGACCTATGAAGCATGGCCTTTTGACCAGCCTTATTTTATTATTTTAAATCAGGCGGTAGGCGGTTTCTGGGGTGGTAAAGAAGGGATAGATGACCATATTTTTCCACAAAAATATTATATAGACTACGTAAGAGTTTATCAAAATAAATAA
- a CDS encoding glycoside hydrolase family 30 protein, with the protein MKKLIVSCLTVAAFLNANAQNYWKKNAGKTAKVILTSSKTNEKMADKGTVKFEKFGQPKETDACIFVDPDFKYQKLIGIGGAITDASAETFYKMPKNKQKEILDAYFGKNGLGYTVVRTNMNSCDFSSDSYTYVEDNDTALKSFNVAHDEKYKIPMIKEAQKAIGKDFTFYFSPWSPPAWMKSNNSLFKGGRLENKYYQTWADYYIKFIKEYEKRGINIWGLTIQNEPMATQTWESCIYSAEEEGEFLKNNLGPALWKNGYKDKKVMIWDHNRDLIYQRATTTLSDPETSKYAHGIGYHWYETWNNKTQLFDNLAETQRAFPDKFLAFTEGCKEQFNMSRIYDVSLGELYGRNMLNDFNKGTALWTDWNVLLDETGGPNHVGNFCFAPIIADTKTGEVHYTYEYYYVGHVSKFIKPNAQRIGSSSNRAALTSTTFMNENGQLVTVIMNDSENDIETNLWIEGMSARLSAPAHSIQTVIL; encoded by the coding sequence ATGAAAAAACTAATTGTGAGTTGTTTGACAGTGGCCGCATTTTTAAATGCCAATGCACAGAACTACTGGAAAAAGAATGCAGGGAAAACAGCGAAAGTAATTTTGACCAGTTCTAAGACGAATGAGAAAATGGCAGACAAAGGAACGGTAAAGTTTGAGAAATTCGGACAGCCGAAAGAAACAGATGCCTGTATTTTTGTAGATCCGGATTTTAAATATCAGAAACTGATAGGAATAGGAGGTGCCATCACCGATGCTTCTGCCGAAACTTTCTATAAAATGCCGAAAAACAAGCAGAAAGAAATTCTCGATGCCTATTTTGGAAAGAATGGACTTGGATATACTGTAGTCCGTACCAATATGAACTCCTGTGACTTTTCCAGTGATTCTTATACCTATGTGGAAGATAATGATACTGCTCTAAAGTCTTTCAATGTTGCGCACGACGAAAAATATAAAATCCCGATGATCAAGGAAGCTCAGAAAGCAATCGGAAAAGATTTTACGTTTTACTTTTCTCCCTGGAGTCCTCCGGCATGGATGAAATCTAACAACAGCCTGTTTAAAGGAGGAAGGCTGGAAAACAAATATTACCAGACCTGGGCAGATTATTATATTAAATTCATCAAAGAATACGAAAAAAGAGGAATCAACATCTGGGGACTGACGATACAGAACGAACCGATGGCAACGCAGACCTGGGAATCATGTATTTATTCTGCAGAAGAAGAAGGAGAGTTCCTTAAGAATAATTTAGGTCCAGCACTTTGGAAGAACGGCTACAAAGACAAGAAAGTAATGATCTGGGATCATAACAGAGACCTTATTTATCAAAGAGCCACGACTACTTTAAGTGACCCCGAAACCTCAAAATATGCCCACGGAATCGGATATCACTGGTATGAAACATGGAACAATAAAACCCAGCTTTTCGATAATTTAGCAGAAACGCAAAGAGCTTTTCCTGATAAGTTCCTTGCTTTTACCGAAGGCTGTAAAGAACAGTTTAATATGTCAAGGATTTATGATGTCAGCTTGGGAGAACTATACGGAAGAAATATGCTTAATGATTTCAATAAAGGAACCGCTTTATGGACAGACTGGAATGTATTGCTTGATGAAACCGGAGGGCCAAACCACGTAGGAAACTTTTGCTTTGCCCCGATTATTGCCGACACCAAAACGGGAGAAGTACACTATACTTATGAATATTATTATGTAGGGCATGTTTCAAAATTTATCAAGCCTAATGCTCAGAGAATCGGAAGCTCTTCAAACAGAGCAGCCCTTACCTCTACCACTTTTATGAATGAAAATGGCCAGCTTGTAACAGTAATCATGAACGATTCAGAGAATGATATTGAAACGAATCTGTGGATTGAAGGAATGTCTGCCAGATTATCTGCTCCGGCACATTCTATTCAGACTGTAATTTTATAA
- a CDS encoding enoyl-ACP reductase, whose amino-acid sequence MSYGLLKGKKGIIFGALNEQSIAWKVAERCHEEGAEFILSNAPIALRMGELNSLAEKTGSEVIGADATSIEDLEKLFDAATAKFGKIDFILHSIGMSINVRKGKHYTDMNYDWLEKGWDISAVSFHKVMRVAWEKNCMNEWGSILALTYIAAQRTFPDYNDMSDNKAYLESIARTFGNYWGERKVRVNTVSQSPTPTTAGSGVKGFGGFLGYAEDMSPLGNATALECANYCVTLFSDLTKKVTMQNLFHDGGFSSSGVTQKVISKYDVE is encoded by the coding sequence GCCCTTAATGAGCAATCAATCGCATGGAAAGTTGCAGAGAGATGTCATGAAGAAGGTGCTGAATTTATCTTATCAAATGCTCCTATTGCTTTGAGAATGGGGGAACTTAATAGTTTAGCTGAGAAAACAGGTTCTGAAGTGATAGGTGCAGATGCGACTTCTATTGAAGATCTTGAAAAACTTTTCGATGCTGCAACAGCAAAATTCGGGAAAATAGATTTTATCCTTCACTCCATAGGTATGTCCATCAATGTAAGAAAAGGAAAACACTATACTGACATGAATTATGACTGGTTAGAAAAAGGTTGGGATATTTCAGCTGTTTCTTTCCATAAAGTAATGCGTGTGGCTTGGGAAAAGAATTGTATGAACGAATGGGGAAGCATTTTAGCGCTTACTTATATTGCAGCTCAAAGAACTTTCCCTGACTATAATGATATGTCTGATAACAAGGCTTACCTGGAAAGTATTGCCAGAACATTTGGAAATTACTGGGGTGAAAGAAAAGTACGTGTCAACACGGTTTCTCAATCTCCTACTCCAACTACAGCAGGAAGTGGCGTAAAAGGTTTCGGTGGTTTCCTTGGATATGCGGAGGATATGTCTCCACTTGGAAATGCTACGGCTCTTGAATGTGCCAACTATTGTGTAACCCTGTTCTCTGACCTTACCAAGAAAGTGACGATGCAGAACCTTTTCCATGATGGTGGTTTCAGCAGCTCCGGAGTTACTCAGAAAGTGATTAGTAAATATGATGTTGAATAA